The Tachyglossus aculeatus isolate mTacAcu1 chromosome 22, mTacAcu1.pri, whole genome shotgun sequence genome window below encodes:
- the LOC119943414 gene encoding AH receptor-interacting protein, whose product MADRAAGLRADGIEKRLVKEGRGELWDFRDGTKATFHYRTLRSDGLGPPIDDSRSRGKPMELIIGKKFKLPVWETILSTMREGEVAEFLCEVKHVVMYPLVSKSLRNIAAGKDPLEGQRHCCGIAQMHEHSSLGHEDLDALQQHPQPLIFAMEMIKVEKPGSYQQDPWAMTDEEKTAAVPLIHQDGNRLYREGRVQEAAAKYYDAIACLKNLQMKEQPGSPDWIRLDLQITPLLLNYCQCKLVAQEYYEVLDHCSTILNKYEDNVKAYFKRGKAHAAVWNAREAQADFAKVLQLEPALAPAVSRELRSLEARLRQKDQEDRARFRAIFAP is encoded by the exons atggcggaTCGGGCGGCCGGGCTGCGGGCCGACGGGATCGAGAAGCGGTTGGTGAAGGAGGGCCGGGGCGAGCTGTGGGACTTCCGGGACGGAACCAAG GCGACGTTCCACTACCGGACCCTCCGCAGCGATGGCTTGGGCCCCCCCATCGACGACAGTCGCAGTCGCGGGAAGCCCATGGAGCTCATCATCGGCAAGAAGTTCAAGCTGCCCGTATGGGAGACCATCCTCAGCACCATGCGGGAAGGCGAGGTGGCCGAGTTCCTCTGTGAAGTCAAG CACGTAGTCATGTACCCGCTGGTGTCGAAGAGCCTGCGCAACATCGCGGCGGGCAAGGACCCCCTGGAAGGGCAGCGGCACTGCTGCGGCATCGCCCAGATGCACGAACACTCGTCGCTGGGCCACGAGGACCTCGACGCCCTGCAGCAGCATCCCCAGCCCCTCATCTTTGCCATGGAGATGATCAAG GTGGAGAAGCCCGGCTCCTACCAGCAGGACCCCTGGGCCATGACGGACGAGGAGAAGACGGCGGCCGTGCCCCTCATCCACCAGGACGGCAACCGCCTGTACCGCGAGGGCCGCGTGCAGGAGGCCGCGGCCAAGTATTACGACGCCATCGCCTGCCTCAAGAacctgcagatgaag GAGCAGCCGGGCTCCCCGGACTGGATCCGGCTGGACCTGCAGATCACCCCGCTCCTGCTCAACTACTGTCAGTGCAAGTTGGTAGCCCAGGAATACTACGAGGTGCTGGACCACTGCTCCACGATCCTCAACAAATACGAGG ACAACGTGAAGGCCTACTTCAAGCGGGGGAAGGCGCACGCGGCCGTGTGGAACGCCCGGGAGGCCCAGGCCGACTTCGCCAAGGTCCTGCAGCTGGAGCCGGCCCTGGCCCCCGCGGTCAGCCGGGAGCTGCGCTCGCTCGAGGCCCGGCTGCGACAGAAGGACCAAGAGGACAGAGCGCGTTTCCGGGCCATCTTCGCCCCGTGA